The Kogia breviceps isolate mKogBre1 chromosome 2, mKogBre1 haplotype 1, whole genome shotgun sequence genome segment GCTTGAAAAATCCTGGGACCATGCTATGCTGTGTGATGGGCAGGCCCTCACCTGTTAGCCCAGAAGCATGGATGAGTTGAGCAGAGAGCCGAGGGAATCACAAGGTCTCAAAAGGGCAGCCCAAAGACAGCAACAAGACAGTAATTCATCCAGCAACTCCTGATCGAGCTCTCACAAATTAATAATAATCCTAGTCCCTGGCACAGATGTTCACTGCCTTGAGcagaaatgagaataaataatacCAATACAATGTGGTGACAACACTATTAATATAAGTGCAAATGCTCAGGAGGCGCAAGTATTGGGACACTGACTTTCCACACTAACTGTGGGGAAGAAGTCTGCGATCCTTGTCGGGGAATGAGTGGAAACTAGTTCCTTAGGGGAGCAGTGCCAAGTTGGGGTGAGGCTATGGAAAGTGCACTTGCATCCCAGTTTGGCTTAGGTGATGCCTAACCTCTTACTAGGGAGTTGTTTGTTCACATCTCAAGTGTTTGATCCACAGAGTCAGCTCCTGGGttggatttttgttttccagACATCGAACGCAGTTTACCGAATGAAAAGCAAACCTCGGGGATACTGTTTGATCTTTAACAATTATGATTTTAGCATAGCAAGGAAGGATGTGCCCAAACTTCACAGCATTAAGGATAGGAATGGAACAGACTTGGATGCAGGTACAGTAGAAcccaaaagagaaatgaaatattccTAATATCTATGTTTTTGTCAAAAGGGGAGAACAAAAGCTGTATCAACAGGGCCACGTGTTTCAAAAAGATGGATATAACCGTATTTCCCTGTGGAGGTGAACAACATTCTTATATACTTGTTAGTTTtctgcttttgttctttttaaaattaattttaaaaatcaaagcaatgtatatataaagataaaatatcaaATCTCACTAAAAGGCTTACAAAAAGCAacaataaactttgtttttaattcaacTAAATGAATAGAGCCTCTATAGAGTGTATTAGGTGTTGGGTGAAAACATTGCTTTGGTATCAAGACCATTTATGGAAGTTGTGTTTATAAAAGTTGGGCTAGGAGTGCAGCAGAAATTGAGTCCTTAACAGAAATagcattttcaaatgttaaactaaACAGATAGTCTTTGGCTCAGCCTTTTTCAGTTAAGATTGAGAGCTTAcaagttaaatgaaaaataatttcatgtgaataaataaataaaataaaataaaatcacgtGACCATAGAAATGGCTACAActaaaagcaataaaagaaataattcaacCATTGTGATATTAAGAATTTTTACTTGATCaaagaatttttgaaaatggTGTTTATGAGTCATAACATCAGGTAATtacttagtttttaaataaagtagtTTAGAAAATAAGATAGGTTGATTTTAATCATCAGGACTCTGTGAATGGTTTCTGttaacatttgtttattcaaGCAAACCTATTCTAAGGTTTTAAAAAGCCACAGAACTTAAGTTCACTGACTACATCATTCATCATCCTATATCTTGGTATTGAAGAAAAGGTTTTAGGCCTTCGATTttcatttacttaatatttaccattaaaacattttttattaaaatggcaTAGATTGTATTTCTGATCAAGGGTATAAAGTAGCAGTATGTAGGATGAATAAGTTTAGAAATCTACTGTACAGCATGATGGCAATAGTTGATAATGCTGTATTGAACATGAGAAATATGCAAAGAGACTATATTTCAggtgttctcatcacacacatacacacacacacacacaccatgcaaACAAAAGGTAACTGAGTGAGGAGATATATTATTAGCTtaactgtagtaatcatttcatatcataatgttgtacaccttaaatatatggtatttttatctaaaataatCGGACAAGCAGCCTGAAAAATGTTGAAAGACTTTGACTAGATCAATTAGAGcatttggggaaaaataatgttaagcatgtagaaaacaaagcaatgAAAAAATAATGCTATTGCTAATTCCAGGAAAGACAAAAAGTTTAATAAGAAAGGAAGCATAATTAAAGAATATTATGTTTACATAGTATTAGTAATACATATATTTCTATTGCTTCAACTAAAAGTTGTAAATGTATAAGAACACCAAGCACTCATCGCCCACAATAGGAACTCAATACAAAAGTCTAAAATTTATAAACTAATAAATAGAAATGAGCCCAAATTCATTACAAAATGGAGgctaataccaaaaaaaaaaaaaaaaaattaaagctaataGTTGAAAGTGGTTACCTTCATAGAAATGGCTGGACAGAACATGACTGGGTAAAAGGAAGGAGTAGAGGAAGGTAGCTTCTTTGACATAAGTCTTTTAGTTCTACTTGACTTTTAAAACATTCATATCTCGTATTTTGATGAACAACTTTGAGAGGATTCAGGATAAAATAAGTATGgatcttttattaaaaattttcttttgcttttttctgattatgtaagtattatttactttttagacTGATTAGGTAGTAAGCCTAAATAATAACTTACCCATCTTGTAGACTAGTTGAGAAAAGACAACAGGCCAACAATAGCAGTCTCCCCTTTCTCTTTTGCCTCGGGGCTGGGAAATATTTGCAGCTAGTGGCAGTAAATATTAGAAGTCTATGGAATACAGCCACTAATATAGAGGGTCTTGTTTTTAAGTTCTGGTTCAGATTCTTATCTGATCAATGTTCTCTCTAGTCCTGGGTTGTGGTCTGGGAATTCTTGCGGTGTAATATGACTTTTCTTGTTTCACTTTTCAGAGGCTTTGAGAAAGACCTTTAGTGAGCTTCATTTTGAGATAGTGCATTACAAAGACTACACTGCGAAGAAAATCTGTGAGGTTCTGAAATCCTACCAAAGCATGGACCACAATAACAAGGACTGCTTCATCTGCTGCATCCTCTCCCATGGAGACAAAGGCATCATCTATGGCTCCGATGGGCAGGAAGCCCCCATCTATGAGCTGACCTCTTACTTCACTGGTTCAAAGTGCCCTTCCCTTCTTGGCaaacccaaaatcttttttattcaGGCCTGTCAAGGGGATAACTACCAGAGAGGTATAGCTGTTGAGGCTGACTCAGAACAGAAGGAAGCCTATTTAGAAATGGATTCATCACTTCAGAAGAAATATATCCCAGATGAGGCTGACTTTCTGCTGGGGATGGCCACCGTGAACAACTGTGTTTCCTACCGAAGCACCATGGAGGGGAGCTGGTATATCCAGTCACTTTGCCAGAGCCTGAGAGAAAGATGTCCTAGGTAATTTTTGCTTATTCAACACTTCATTCATCTTTAAATGTCTAGCTGTGGATCACATAACTGTAATCCTCAGGTCAGTTGCAGAGTGGGAAAGAGGGCAAGTTTACCGACGGAAAAAACTGAAATACTTACTGAGGAGTTTCTTTTATGTAGTACCTCAAAGGACAGTCAGCATATCGTAGAGTGGGAAAGATGGCAAAATCATATAGTTCATCTCGTCTTTAGGCAGAAACATGACTGAACCCACTCAACTAGTTTGGAATTTCCATGTTTAACATCCTCCAACCCTGTCAAAAGTCCTATAATAGCTGACCAACCTCGGACCCTCTTGTGGGAGATAAGTGCTAAAGATCAAAAACTTTTTCTATTCCCACAAATTTGGCCTGCTTTGAAGCCCACAAAATGTGGGAAAATAACTTTCCCTCATTTATTATCTtatgtttcctttatttaaatGATGGTTTTGTATAGCACAGTTCACCAAATGCACACACAACCAGCAGATAAATAGCAAGGAATCCTCTGTAGGTTGCTTCTAGTTCTGTGTCTCATTATGTTTTAAGTGTATGAAGCACAAGAATTTCCCATGGCAGATAAAGGACTGAACCATAACATCCAcactacattttcattttgtaactTAGACCACGAATCCTGCGAGGTTCCAAGGGGTTAGCTACAGAAGTGAATAAACAGGTTGCCCGACTAAACTGATAAGAGAAGCTGGTGAGAAAGCAGTGGGGTGGCTGCAGGAGACTTTCAGTTTCCACTTGCCTAAAGTTTGATGCGGCCACAGATAAATCCACAGAAGCAATGCCAATTTGAGGCAGAGGATGTTGGGGGGCGTTGAGGCGATTGGGGGTAAGTGACACAATACATGGAGCAGAGTGAGGTACAAATAGGTCAGGAGGCAAAGAAACCAAATCTGATGTTGACAGTGAAGTTTCTGATGGTCATAAGATATTAAGCTCTGAGACAACTTCTTTACCTAGAAAGCTGTGGTAGGTCTTGGTTGAACATCTTGTTATTTCAAATGCCTGTTGTTTTGAGGGAAATAACTATCACTAATCACAGCAGATGATAGGGTTTACCAGTTGATTTTTCCCCCCATAGATGGTCACAAGGTTATGTTATGTTTTTCAGGGGTGAAGATATTCTCGCCATCCTCACCAAGGTGAACTTTGAAGTAAGCAATAAGGATGACAAGAAAAATATGGGCAAACAGATGCCACAACCTTCTTTCACACTGAGAAAAAAACTCTTCTTTCCCCTTAATTGATGCTATTGTTTAGTTGCATAAGTAAACAATAGTTAAAATGCTGCTATtttattcactttctttttttttcttgatatctAGAAGATAAGGGAATAGGAATTAGAACAATATAATTTTCATGCAAATTCAGGCTAAAACTCTGGTATTGCAATAGCTAGACAGTCATAGCTGTAGACATaattttaattgtgtttttaatttgatgaaaagGTTCTAAAATGAACTTATAGTAGATACAAAGAGTATAGtaagtttaaaagaaatgtcAAAGATCACTGAGGGAGATATTTGTGATCTGACCTGGctaaaaaatcccctgtgctgAGGTTGAGGGTATAATGCTCTCACATCCAGCCTGATTGCTGGTGGTGAGTTGTGACAAGCTATCCCAGAAACATGTGAGCTTCCTCTCCTGTGCCATGAGCAGACTTTGTTTTTCAGTGGTGAAAGACACCACTGTTCAGACTTAGATTTCAAAAACCTAAGCatgattttccttgtttttattacTCATAAGTACAGTATTCAGCTCACTTTTAAGAGGAATGATGTTAATtggatattgggcttccctggttgtgcagtggttgagactctgcctgccaatgcagaggacacggttttgagccctggtctgggaagatcccacatgctgcggagcaactaggcccgtgagccacaactactgagcctgtgcgtctggagcctgtgctccacaacaaggagcctgtgctcctctcactgcgacagtgagaggcccgcgcaccgcgatgaagagtggcccccgctcgccgcaactagagaaagccctcgcacagaaacgaagacccaacacagccaaaaataaataaagaaggaagctttcattaaaaaaaaaaaaaattaataaacagaaacctcagttaaATAGAGTAGAtagaccagaagggggagctctcatgccctgagatggtagcagagcccaacaggaagaaagaCTCTTATTCTTTCCTGGTAAGaattcagccaatgaaaagccagagactctttgtttactatggCCCTCCCCATTTACTTTTACCCTCTGTAAAAACATTCTTCTGTTGCTGTGTGGGGCCTTGCATATGGcttgccatggttgcagaccccatATTGCAATTTTTTGCTGCTCCCCAATAAAACCATCTTAACTCGAGAGATAACTGGCAGTctgtttgttttaggtcaacatttTTGGTGGTCCATATGGGGACCAGAGAAGATCCTCAATGGCTCTGGGC includes the following:
- the CASP8 gene encoding caspase-8 isoform X3, coding for MREGSLEMLAMSDSPGEKDSESQTSNAVYRMKSKPRGYCLIFNNYDFSIARKDVPKLHSIKDRNGTDLDAEALRKTFSELHFEIVHYKDYTAKKICEVLKSYQSMDHNNKDCFICCILSHGDKGIIYGSDGQEAPIYELTSYFTGSKCPSLLGKPKIFFIQACQGDNYQRGIAVEADSEQKEAYLEMDSSLQKKYIPDEADFLLGMATVNNCVSYRSTMEGSWYIQSLCQSLRERCPRGEDILAILTKVNFEVSNKDDKKNMGKQMPQPSFTLRKKLFFPLN
- the CASP8 gene encoding caspase-8 isoform X2; translated protein: MEKRVILGERNLDTLKRICEQINKSLLKKINDYEELSKEQRMSLERGPDEFSNDVSQLLMREGSLEMLAMSDSPGEKDSESQTSNAVYRMKSKPRGYCLIFNNYDFSIARKDVPKLHSIKDRNGTDLDAEALRKTFSELHFEIVHYKDYTAKKICEVLKSYQSMDHNNKDCFICCILSHGDKGIIYGSDGQEAPIYELTSYFTGSKCPSLLGKPKIFFIQACQGDNYQRGIAVEADSEQKEAYLEMDSSLQKKYIPDEADFLLGMATVNNCVSYRSTMEGSWYIQSLCQSLRERCPRGEDILAILTKVNFEVSNKDDKKNMGKQMPQPSFTLRKKLFFPLN
- the CASP8 gene encoding caspase-8 isoform X1, which gives rise to MNFNRCLYNIGEQLDSEDLAALKFLSLDYIPHRKQEPIKDALMLFQRLQEKRMLEESNLSFLKELLFRMNRLDLLLTYLDTSEEEMERELQMPGRAQISAYRVMLFQISEDVSKLELKDFKFFLSQEIAKCKLDDDMTLLDIFIEMEKRVILGERNLDTLKRICEQINKSLLKKINDYEELSKEQRMSLERGPDEFSNDVSQLLMREGSLEMLAMSDSPGEKDSESQTSNAVYRMKSKPRGYCLIFNNYDFSIARKDVPKLHSIKDRNGTDLDAEALRKTFSELHFEIVHYKDYTAKKICEVLKSYQSMDHNNKDCFICCILSHGDKGIIYGSDGQEAPIYELTSYFTGSKCPSLLGKPKIFFIQACQGDNYQRGIAVEADSEQKEAYLEMDSSLQKKYIPDEADFLLGMATVNNCVSYRSTMEGSWYIQSLCQSLRERCPRGEDILAILTKVNFEVSNKDDKKNMGKQMPQPSFTLRKKLFFPLN